From the genome of Phaeodactylum tricornutum CCAP 1055/1 chromosome 13, whole genome shotgun sequence, one region includes:
- a CDS encoding predicted protein, producing the protein MESIADVQDSIYGKGNGPPILPHTDDPKAVTHPRKHPSGHGETNPYTPTTVHAEKKSSDDELAFPASELPEGFPRELSFRALAAYSLIRTLSIQLRLSPFTPNVFLRALNLPYPNRLLGQIHVAILRLLLGSLRMGYHWGKGFSQVVAKKRKLDGLRWPLRAGDNLEFLDTFSWPIFYYDYCHLTADILHTAMTDTTDYVDVRHLDTSSIKSDRLEGEDLDCSVGPTSFDSPSVIYLNILEEENDEDEYMAEDDFVQADSDEDFDASDRPMKKRKSSFFTAATKCCTYSASGSLVHDTSLQDQAQMATMQQDETTAHETYLHNEYSNVSSNGTKIGLKTCSAYLSGKVLSSSFPPTLLETKKEETVHDLEVRLERSLDRMNEEGGFGGSSCIPMHPGSPVPFSIEGDTSVSSTDVRQPDRRRVYQILPVCSESRNEVSSHQQEEKIENDGVAFRHSSECDSEIAYVLAKKTYSADQFKYDHAHNELATIMASTAADCSFFQPTLSEEGNSARCKSNKDDASSKFTVNEICTSPQSVGYIHSKAAIRVQTSKQHTNVEHTACKNEPRELGIGTTDDDSSRDIEHALKPNEEKESRETGTSCLSRGKSELSGSSTESHKFSDVGDPWAHFQPLLRMRSGESYFSLPLEDKVTILEFLIDELLSVDVIAAEMARRHLSNSTLRFTCEQNLSVAQSQAADNEDVCAVCRKEGELLCCDGCIFSYHKKCLGISENEEISDVRWHCPECTLVDPASFGSFQHVRKECVEWFTKEDLKMEPQLFEGLTEPFCQSLSNSNFLCPPVLECVSSRTENPSEFLIVHGFIFGRALRGANADVNVLNLARVRHMFLGLPPKILSSWPFAQVPYDPSHLYKDYILASGAPYFSGLPELYDPSVYLSKYRLAPYPPPIRKDVEPSAFDFEHQCHPASYLEVSRRLDSRMSNDMSVIKLLRNRLFDHFKMIREYLLSLEITLGRACLLDEFWGTHRSATGGTTIWARNVKMAKSAQRLSNLAVKLVDATHPRAFLETWFDHAVKVKGFDAKNGTAVSKEMSDAIPICPDSNPTLESLNRHWERCPPSAIFCLLAKEGKSLSNWVGEYRPDLVAKAIHRSKRKKGVENSSPHLAVKNMNVGPKRLSVNGHTPGTFARREHLREKRESADSPGSSSCMHNFEKSGKELVVDLPDKELFMKPLRKRRRFDRGLPDKAQLENFDPKSVTSAKAILEARKRAKVTKFVEQQNPIFIKEMPWPVAGRKLFDPVGSLSPSIVRSLARSAGGLRAPFVTYIPSYEVGQMSHYHVWRKRTRLCASFEELSYSLRMLQTFVDTGVGARNV; encoded by the coding sequence ATGGAATCGATTGCTGACGTCCAAGATTCAATTTACGGGAAGGGAAATGGGCCGCCTATTCTGCCCCACACAGACGACCCAAAGGCTGTAACACATCCTCGTAAACATCCCAGTGGGCACGGCGAGACTAATCCTTACACTCCAACAACAGTGCATGCAGAGAAAAAATCCTCGGATGATGAGCTGGCTTTTCCAGCATCTGAATTGCCAGAGGGTTTTCCCCGCGAGCTGTCATTCCGAGCTCTGGCAGCCTACTCATTGATTCGAACTTTGAGTATACAACTGCGGCTGTCACCCTTCACACCCAATGTATTTTTACGAGCACTGAACCTCCCTTATCCGAATCGTTTGCTAGGGCAAATTCATGTGgcaattcttcgtctttTACTCGGCAGTTTACGTATGGGGTACCACTGGGGTAAGGGATTTTCTCAAGTTGTGGCGAAGAAGCGAAAATTGGATGGATTGCGTTGGCCTTTGCGAGCTGGTGATAATTTGGAATTTCTGGACACCTTTTCATGGCCAATCTTTTACTACGATTATTGTCATTTGACTGCTGATATCCTCCACACTGCAATGACTGACACAACCGATTATGTAGACGTGCGTCATCTGGATACATCATCTATCAAATCAGATCGGCTAGAGGGCGAGGATCTTGATTGCTCCGTCGGCCCAACATCGTTTGACTCACCATCAGTCATATATTTGAATattttggaggaagaaaatgacgaggacgaataCATGGCAGAAGATGACTTTGTTCAAGCCGATTCAGATGAAGATTTCGATGCGTCAGATCGGCCAATGAAGAAGCGGAAATCATCGTTTTTCACCGCGGCGACAAAATGTTGTACATATTCGGCATCGGGGTCGCTAGTACATGACACTTCTTTGCAAGATCAAGCCCAAATGGCAACAATGCAACAAGATGAAACCACCGCACACGAAACATATCTGCATAATGAGTATTCAAACGTGTCATCCAATGGCACAAAAATAGGGCTTAAAACGTGTTCAGCTTATTTATCGGGAAAAGTTCTGTCAAGTTCCTTTCCACCAACTCTACTCGAGACAAAAAAAGAGGAAACGGTTCATGATCTCGAAGTTCGGCTGGAAAGGTCCTTGGATCGAATGAATGAAGAAGGGGGCTTCGGTGGCTCTTCTTGTATCCCTATGCACCCAGGGTCTCCTGTTCCATTTTCGATAGAAGGTGACACGagcgtttcttccacggATGTTCGGCAACCTGATCGAAGGCGCGTGTACCAGATACTCCCTGTATGTTCTGAGTCGAGAAACGAGGTAAGTTCGCACCAACAAGAAGAGAAAATTGAGAATGATGGAGTCGCCTTCAGGCACAGCTCAGAATGTGATAGCGAGATAGCTTACGTCCTTGCTAAAAAGACGTACAGCGCAGACCAATTCAAATATGATCACGCACACAACGAACTTGCGACCATAATGGCTTCAACCGCGGCTGATTGCTCATTCTTTCAACCTACTCTATCGGAAGAAGGGAATAGCGCCAGATGCAAGTCGAACAAAGACGACGCTTCAAGCAAGTTTACAGTGAATGAAATTTGTACTTCACCCCAATCAGTTGGGTACATCCATAGTAAAGCAGCAATAAGGGTTCAGACATCAAAGCAACATACGAATGTGGAACACACTGCCTGTAAGAATGAGCCACGTGAACTCGGAATTGGTACGACTGATGATGACTCGTCCAGGGACATAGAGCATGCCTTAAAACccaatgaagaaaaggagaGTAGGGAGACAGGAACCTCTTGCCTTTCGCGTGGCAAATCTGAGCTCTCAGGCAGCAGCACGGAGTCACATAAATTTTCAGATGTTGGCGATCCGTGGGCTCACTTTCAACCACTTCTTCGGATGCGCTCTGGTGAATCATATTTTAGCCTTCCTCTTGAAGACAAAGTGACGATTCTTGAATTTCTGATCGACGAATTGCTATCGGTCGATGTTATAGCGGCAGAAATGGCACGGCGACACTTGTCGAATTCAACACTTCGGTTTACCTGCGAACAAAATCTTTCAGTTGCACAATCACAGGCCGCAGACAATGAGGATGTGTGCGCTGTTTGTAGAAAAGAAGGCGAGCTACTGTGCTGTGACGGATGTATTTTCAGCTACCATAAGAAGTGCCTTGGCATATCGGAAAATGAGGAAATATCTGACGTCCGTTGGCATTGCCCTGAATGTACACTTGTAGATCCTGCCAGCTTTGGATCATTCCAACATGTCAGAAAGGAATGCGTTGAGTGGTTTACAAAGGAGGATTTAAAAATGGAGCCTCAATTGTTTGAAGGTCTCACAGAGCCCTTCTGCCAGTCTTTGTCAAATTCAAATTTTCTATGTCCTCCAGTGCTCGAATGTGTCAGTTCCAGAACAGAAAACCCTTCCGAATTCTTGATTGTTCACGGGTTTATTTTTGGTCGCGCCTTGCGTGGGGCAAATGCCGATGTCAATGTGTTGAACCTTGCACGTGTTCGACACATGTTTCTAGGATTACCACCGAAAATTTTGTCCTCTTGGCCGTTTGCCCAGGTACCGTACGATCCAAGCCACCTTTATAAAGACTACATCCTTGCAAGTGGCGCTCCTTATTTCTCTGGACTGCCTGAGCTGTACGATCCCTCAGTCTATTTGAGCAAATATCGCTTGGCACCGTATCCTCCACCTATACGGAAAGATGTTGAGCCTAGCGCTTTCGACTTCGAGCATCAATGTCATCCGGCTAGTTACCTGGAAGTGTCGCGGAGACTTGACAGCCGCATGTCGAACGATATGTCGGTCATAAAATTGCTTCGAAACCGTCTTTTCGACCATTTCAAGATGATCAGAGAATATTTGTTGTCTCTCGAGATTACTCTAGGGAGAGCCTGCCTCCTTGACGAATTCTGGGGCACTCATCGGAGTGCAACAGGTGGTACAACTATCTGGGCTCGCAATGTTAAAATGGCAAAGTCTGCCCAACGGTTATCAAACTTAGCGGTCAAACTCGTAGATGCTACTCACCCCAGAGCATTCCTGGAGACATGGTTTGACCACGCTGTCAAGGTAAAAGGCTTTGACGCCAAAAACGGTACAGCTGTTTCCAAGGAAATGAGCGACGCTATTCCGATATGTCCGGATAGCAACCCTACATTAGAGTCTTTGAATCGGCATTGGGAACGATGTCCCCCATCTGCTATCTTTTGTCTTCTTGCGAAGGAAGGTAAAAGTCTTAGTAACTGGGTTGGTGAGTATAGACCAGATCTTGTAGCGAAAGCTATCCATCgctcgaaacggaagaaaGGAGTCGAAAATTCTTCCCCCCATTTAGCCGTCAAAAACATGAATGTTGGACCGAAGCGTTTATCAGTGAACGGTCATACTCCAGGGACGTTTGCTAGACGTGAACACCTTAGGGAAAAGAGAGAGTCGGCAGATTCACCTGGAAGCTCTTCTTGTATGCACAACTTCgaaaaaagtggaaaagAACTGGTCGTGGATTTGCCTGATAAGGAACTGTTTATGAAGCCTTTACGTAAGAGGAGGCGGTTTGATCGAGGCCTCCCTGACAAGGCACAACTGGAGAACTTTGACCCAAAGAGCGTAACCAGCGCAAAAGCAATTCTAGAAGCCAGGAAGCGAGCGAAAGTCACCAAGTTTGTGGAGCAACAAAATCCTATATTTATCAAAGAAATGCCCTGGCCGGTCGCTGGTCGAAAGTTGTTTGATCCTGTAGGGTCGCTGTCTCCGTCAATCGTGCGGAGTCTAGCTCGAAGCGCTGGAGGGTTGCGGGCTCCCTTTGTCACGTACATACCTTCCTACGAAGTAGGGCAAATGTCGCACTACCATGTTTGGAGAAAGCGCACCCGTTTGTGCGCAAGTTTCGAGGAGCTCAGCTATTCTCTTCGAATGCTACAAACGTTCGTGGATACTGGGGTGGGTGCTCGGAATGTTTAG
- a CDS encoding predicted protein — protein MTLLGIAVLGKSNEPLYLCDCQKCIETGNESLMETASVVDDPFGFVEHGKKFGMARSLSLDSQFLVHSALDVLEEKLGKSKPDGTMPLRRGVEGVAPISTRWTGKLLEEGDRIVFGHLTATNIKLLALCQHPCKESSVKNFLAKLHNHYISYVMNPILPINTFFENGIIQSKDFDRNVRIAVQEYHNVNVPLL, from the coding sequence ATGACTCTTCTCGGTATCGCCGTTCTTGGTAAATCCAACGAACCTTTGTATCTTTGCGACTGTCAAAAATGTATCGAGACTGGCAATGAATCGTTGATGGAAACTGCAAGTGTTGTAGACGACCCTTTCGGTTTCGTGGAGCATGGCAAAAAATTTGGTATGGCAAGAAGTCTATCTCTGGATTCCCAATTTTTAGTACACAGTGCCTTAGATGTGCTAGAAGAAAAGCTAGGGAAGAGCAAGCCGGATGGTACGATGCCACTTCGGCGTGGAGTGGAGGGCGTGGCACCAATCTCGACCCGCTGGACCGGAAAGTTGCTAGAGGAAGGCGATCGCATCGTGTTTGGACATCTCACAGCGACAAATATTAAACTACTGGCTTTATGTCAGCATCCATGCAAGGAATCTTCGGTAAAGAATTTTTTGGCAAAGCTCCACAACCATTACATAAGCTACGTGATGAATCCAATCCTCCCGATCAATACCTTTTTCGAGAACGGCATCATTCAGTCCAAAGATTTTGATAGGAATGTACGAATCGCTGTACAGGAATATCATAACGTAAACGTGCCGCTGCTATAA
- a CDS encoding predicted protein gives MSRRTILIQQCEERQSVAKTAKAKADSIKCQFSAAAVKGKKEAVFRKTAKAGHNKSKAVVNRKVDATLRKKHAPVARAPTTQDSGIDPPDRLSLSRRAPYQCAEKAGTGPFSFNIACLSKKTIASEASLLLLLHRNHVKLLIQKHLPNTQLLERELQRLRFCHANKLKSIVISTGTQVSDDQILDQFKQVEREVAQCESYPETTLPTRAEYKQIASTVATKKNARLQHATSSLQGSNNPCIPRGEFDRTVNTSSNDNRLVTNNVNQVPSGLASDYQRRFEWPGQPFLNTFQPQPCQIPEQRSTSKYEMVGSPSKRIIASTSEQNRFGYHAAPMQNMDHTLTNMQYNVMPQFEKGSRNSQTTQQLNNSRSSVSHYSSPSQHSFRNPVQSPTHASFNESRVEYHPLQKQHVQQSFPSHNCHFASFQQQQGQQFELPAKFNWMSYSTQPTQVSVHQSGTPPLHQSMTHSQYGYLQANQNQPITHKEMMQQSPAVSSNAYLLQNQQMTCAAGVAQGPEHDAAALSHPGYLDPTPIEQMNKQMASFFCWPNS, from the coding sequence ATGTCTCGAAGGACCATTTTGATCCAGCAATGCGAAGAGCGGCAAAGTGTAGCAAAAACGGCCAAGGCCAAAGCTGATTCAATAAAATGTCAATTTTCCGCAGCTGCTGTCAAGGGTAAAAAAGAGGCTGTTTTCCGAAAAACCGCCAAGGCTGGCCACAACAAGTCAAAGGCTGTCGTCAATCGAAAGGTCGATGCAACTCTAAGGAAGAAGCATGCTCCCGTAGCTCGTGCACCAACAACTCAAGATTCTGGTATTGACCCTCCTGATCGATTATCTTTGTCTAGAAGAGCCCCGTATCAGTGTGCAGAGAAGGCCGGGACAGGTCCATTTTCTTTCAACATTGCTTGTCTATCAAAGAAAACAATCGCTAGTGAGGCCTCCCTTCTCTTGCTACTGCATAGGAATCACGTAAAGTTACTCATTCAGAAACATCTTCCAAACACACAATTACTGGAGAGGGAGTTGCAAAGGCTTCGTTTTTGCCACGCAAACAAGCTGAAATCGATAGTGATCTCAACTGGCACTCAGGTATCGGATGatcaaattctggaccagTTTAAGCAAGTCGAGAGGGAGGTTGCACAATGTGAATCATATCCTGAAACAACCCTACCCACACGCGCAGAGTACAAACAAATTGCTTCAACTGTCGCTACGAAAAAAAATGCCAGACTACAGCATGCCACCTCATCTCTTCAGGGTTCTAATAACCCCTGCATACCAAGGGGAGAATTTGACAGGACAGTGAACACGTCTTCCAATGACAATCGTCTAGTCACCAACAATGTGAACCAAGTACCTTCTGGCTTGGCCTCGGACTACCAACGAAGATTTGAGTGGCCGGGACAACCATTTCTTAATACGTTCCAACCCCAACCATGTCAAATACCTGAACAGAGGTCTACATCCAAATATGAGATGGTAGGTTCTCCTTCAAAGCGTATTATTGCAAGCACTAGCGAACAAAATCGTTTCGGATACCACGCAGCCCCAATGCAAAATATGGATCACACTCTAACAAACATGCAATACAACGTAATGCCCCAATTCGAAAAGGGCTCGAGGAACTCACAAACAACTCAGCAATTGAACAATAGCCGGTCTTCGGTGTCACATTACTCCTCTCCTTCCCAGCATTCTTTCCGAAATCCGGTACAATCACCCACACATGCATCTTTCAATGAATCGCGTGTTGAATACCATCCCTTACAAAAGCAGCACGTCCAGCAGTCATTCCCTTCACATAATTGTCATTTCGCCTCGTTTCAGCAACAGCAGGGTCAGCAATTTGAACTGCCGGCCAAGTTTAATTGGATGAGTTATTCGACGCAACCTACGCAAGTTTCCGTGCATCAATCAGGGACACCGCCGCTGCACCAGTCGATGACGCACTCTCAATACGGATATTTACAAGCAAATCAAAATCAGCCGATCACTCACAAAGAAATGATGCAGCAAAGTCCGGCTGTGTCCTCAAATGCGTATCTTTTGCAGAATCAGCAAATGACTTGTGCAGCCGGCGTCGCACAGGGACCTGAACATGATGCTGCAGCCTTGTCTCATCCTGGTTACCTTGATCCTACGCCAATAGAGCAAATGAACAAGCAGATGGCATCATTCTTTTGCTGGCCAAATTCTTAG
- a CDS encoding predicted protein: MAFAEYVTKAFSTPTISFLALLGVLQCISPAHASIPPRRSSYYDDFVSLRGSTDIAEHQFHRRPSYNGHPDSQYVALSDNKSNPSSLQTQVRKMSAINRLLQPFVRRDTSSTLATDTCQTVARSALERVSDDLTDDARRPVTRHVSLRLRRRTVTEEERADVKEIVLPAITDPIIDTATWERLTGREFQEHPELMQDLAVMGEQVARVDTSNTWIAWTCHDKQEMDLAAGDIQTWTGKSKRDGYGSNLPWIKTRSVVPMTPVEMVDLLMDSSRVTTYNPWSIGREDLWVSEDNNSKIVRNRTQPPLGSKVMVATTLLHAQQLDDGAWMLVSRAVGGDVYHDSSDKNASKSDILLGVNLLEPYSDHSSVLTAVTHVYSSAVPLMLAERLGVKSAVKFVKDIRSAKIPAI; the protein is encoded by the coding sequence ATGGCGTTTGCAGAATATGTCACCAAGGCTTTCTCAACGCCGACAATCTCGTTTCTAGCCCTTCTGGGGGTCCTCCAATGCATTTCGCCGGCCCACGCATCAATCCCGCCTCGTCGAAGCTCCTACTACGACGACTTCGTTTCACTCAGGGGCTCGACAGACATCGCCGAGCATCAGTTTCACCGGCGTCCTTCTTATAATGGGCATCCAGATAGCCAATATGTTGCTTTATCGGACAACAAATCGAACCCGTCCTCGTTGCAAACTCAGGTTCGGAAGATGAGTGCGATCAATCGTCTGCTACAGCCTTTCGTCCGACGAGACACCAGCTCCACGTTAGCCACTGACACTTGCCAGACCGTCGCAAGATCTGCTCTTGAACGAGTTTCCGACGATCTTACCGATGATGCCCGTCGTCCTGTAACACGGCATGTTAGTTTACGACTCCGTAGGCGGACTGTTACCGAAGAGGAACGTGCCGACGTAAAAGAAATTGTATTACCTGCCATTACGGACCCGATCATTGACACTGCAACGTGGGAGCGGCTGACGGGACGTGAGTTTCAGGAACATCCCGAACTTATGCAGGACTTGGCCGTTATGGGTGAGCAGGTAGCTCGAGTGGACACGTCGAACACGTGGATAGCGTGGACTTGCCACGACAAACAAGAAATGGATTTGGCTGCTGGCGATATTCAAACCTGGACTGGTAAATCGAAAAGAGATGGGTATGGATCAAATTTACCTTGGATCAAAACTCGTTCAGTTGTACCAATGACCCCAGTAGAAATGGTTGATTTGCTCATGGATTCATCCCGTGTGACGACGTACAATCCATGGAGTATTGGCAGGGAAGATTTATGGGTATCCGAAGACAATAACTCCAAAATTGTCCGGAATCGCACCCAGCCACCGCTTGGCTCCAAAGTCATGGTTGCCACGACGCTACTGCATGCGCAACAGCTCGACGACGGCGCATGGATGTTGGTCAGCCGAGCCGTTGGTGGCGATGTGTACCACGACAGCTCCGACAAGAATGCCAGCAAGTCGGACATATTACTTGGGGTCAACCTGTTGGAGCCATATAGCGATCATTCATCAGTGTTAACAGCAGTTACCCACGTTTATTCTTCTGCTGTTCCATTGATGCTCGCCGAACGCCTGGGAGTGAAGAGTGCCGTAAAATTTGTCAAGGACATCAGATCCGCCAAAATACCTGCAATATAG